GTGCTCAGAGATTTAGCCTTGACAGTGTACAATGGTACGAGCAGCAAACAATAGCTACAGTAAATGTGTCGATGAACTGTTCAGGGATAGCTGTAGATTTACAAAACTTCACCTAAGTAACGCCTTCACTTTATATCATTTAgaataatttataaaatgtaattgtcTTCTGTAGTGATATGtacataaaatattttaagatattcACAGGAAATCCAAAAAATCAGGCACTTTGCTGCCACTACAGCCATTTTAACATGCAAGATCCTGAGATTTAAGACAGTTCTTTAAATAAGAAAACGAAGAATAAATTTATATAGAGAGCGATTTATATTTATCAATGCTATCCAttttttatatcaaaataaatgttctcttttttttaaaaaatgcttctgTATGCTGCTCCAATGTAGCGTTCTACATCTAGCAGCACCCATTCAGTAAAATCATTTAGCTCATGATCAGTCCAGAAGATATGCAAGTGAAAATTATTCACCACCAAGTTTCATAGTGCCAAGCATCATTATAATGTTCTTAGGCAGAGCAACGAAGGCCAAAATCCTTGTTTTGTGTTTCTGACAATCGCAGGATGTGCCACAAAAAAAGGACTATCGCATTGTCGTCTTTAGGTCCATCCGAGAATGCACATCGTGGTAGCCAAGGAGGCATGGTTCGGTTGACAAAGCATCATGGGTAAACACAGAATCATTGTCTGAAGAGCATGAGCTGGAGGTGTCCTCACAAGATGGAGAGTACTGTTCGAAAGGGGTGGATAGGTCCAGGTACTAAAAACGTAAACATAAGAACAATTTAGAGGTTTGGATATAAAACAACATCTTGTAGGATTCAAACTGTCACCAAAACAGGTGTTTACCTCATCTGAAATTGACACCAGCACCCTATCGAGCTCTTCCACAAGTTGTTTGAACGTTGGTCTTTGAGTTGGTACTGCATGCCAGCACTCTCTCATCTTCATGTAGCTATAAAAGCAATGGGAACATAAGTAAATCACCTTGAAGTGATATAGTAAACACAATTTTTGGGTACTCAGACTGATTCTTACAGTTCATGGGTGCAGTTAGAGGGTTTGTCCATTCGATGGCCTTCCTTCAGCAGCTTAAAAAGCTCCTCTACTGGAATCCCAGGGTATGGCGATCCTCCCAATGTGAATATCTCCCACATCAAAACCCCAAAAGACCATCTGTGAAAATCAGAGGTCAAAAATGTCAGCGGACTATGTAGGATAATCAGCTTGAGCAGTACTAATTCGATCCTCCTGTTAGTCATATACTTTAGTCATTAAAACATCCACCATCTAAATCAGGATTAAACTACACCAGTGCAATCTGGTTAATCTAAATTGACCGGCATTCCAGCCAGAGGGATCCCTGCTCAGCTGATTCTTTGGCATAGCTGCAGTGATTAGCCAGACTTACACGTCGCTCTGGTGTGTGTAGACTCTGTCAAACAAGGCTTCTGGTGCCATCCATTTCACTGGCAGACGTCCCTGAAATTGGAAACAACAGGGTTGTGAGTGGGACAGTTAGCTGCCACACAGGCCGAGCCAAAGCGCTCCACTTCCTTTTGATCCACAGAAATATGACTGCCCGCTCCTTGCTAATACTCCCTGCCCCCTCTTTCTCCAATTATTTTCTATTAAGCTGTCTGCCAGTCAGCATGGACACATTACACATCTGTCTTTAAAATCATTAAGACTTCAAACAAGCATCGCTTGCAAATGGGATATTGTTAAAAGACAACAGCTCGCTAAAGATCTTAGAAaactttgaatatatttataactCACATTAGTTGTCTTCTTGTAGTAATCAATTTGATGCACTCCTCTTGCCAAACCAAAGTCTGCGATTTTCATCACATTGTCTTCCGTCACAAGAACATTTCTTGCGGCTAAATCTCTGTGAATGCACTGTTGAGAAAGAAAAAGCATTTCTGTTTAGTTGAAATGACACAAACAACATTTCGCTGACTCTGATTAGTAGATAAACATGTTCATAGTGAGGCTAGAGTTTGCTGCCGCAAACCTCAAACGTAATGACAAACTGCTTTCTATATGAGCACAGCTATCTAAATCAACATATAGCAAGCAGCTAAATGTTAAATAAGTCTTACTTTAAATAGGCTCGGAGCTAGTTTTTGATGTAAATACATGTCATTaagtttattttggttttcattttaaatagaagTGGTATTTGAGGATTGAAAAAGAGGACGAAAAAGGCCCCTGGTTTGTGGCCCTTAATGGAGGGGTTTCAGACGGCTGCATTCTTACCAGGCCACAAAAAGCTAGTAATACGATCCAGTGCACAGGCGGGTCCAAGCGCCTGCTTGCTAACAGATTTATGGCAGTGCTAAAAAGGACAAAGCCCACAGAGACAGGATGGACACAGCGGTAAACACGACACACCACCACTCCACTAAGGAATGCCTGGCATCACGTGTCGGACAAAGGGATGTGTTGATAAGATTggcggggggtgggggggagtTGGGGTTCTGGTTTTATACTGAAGCTAATTGAGCCCTTACTCTTTTGGAAGCCAGGTACTCCATGCCTCTTGCCACTTGGTAAGCACAAGAAACTAGGTCTTTGAAGGTGAGCTGTTCCTCAGGAACCTTGGTCACATCAAAGGTGTAGTCCATGCCAGGAGGTCGACGTGCTCGGAGATATTCCCGTAGGCTACCTTTTGATGCATATTCAACCAGCACATACAGCGGACCTGAACcagaaatatacattttaatgtcaaGTGGCCAAATAAAGTTCATACAGCAAAGAAATACAACAGTGTTTAGCTTACCATCCTGTGTGCAAACACCAAGAAGATTTATGATGTTCTTGTGCTTGTCCATAACCTTCATGAGCTCCATCTCAGAGATCAGGTCTGCCAGGTCTTTATCGGTTGCATCATCTGAAAAAGGACAGACAAATCCTTTTTAGTCTTCAATTCAGAAATGCTCAATACTTTAATACAACATCTGCATGTCATGTACAAACATACCTTTTAGCATTTTCACAGCTACAGTTGCCATATGATCTTGATTCTCTTTGTTTATGCCATACGCCTCTGCTCTAACCACTTGACCAAAGCAGCCCTCTCCAAGCGGTTTCCCTAAAGTCAAACTGGCATGAGAGAATTCAAATAAATAGTTAATTCGCCATTGCATAAAATGAAACATCTTTTACAGCTACGGCTGCTGGTACTGCTTACTTCTCTCTTGGAAACTCCCAATCAGGGTCATAAGGCAGTTCGAACTCCATAACTCCAGCCAGCATTGGGGAACAACTGGAGGAAAGACGAGCCACCCTCATCAGTGACGCACTTGATTTTCCAGAAGAATTGGACTCCACTGAATACTGTGATAGAGTCCAAAACATACATGATTAGAATCCAGAAAGCTCTTCTGAATACCATGATCTTGGATAATTATCATGAGGTTTGTTCAGCAGTGTCACCTTACCTGTCTGCGCAGAGGAAATTTGGAGAGTTTCTGGACTGGGAGCGTATCAAAAGGCTCCCGACTGGGATGAACCTGCATGCGGCAAAGGACCACAATAACAATGGCCATCACCAGTGCCAAAAAGCCAGAAGCATAGATGATGATGTCAGTGTATTTGGCCTCCATAAGGTCCACCTCTTTGGCTACATCCTCCTCTGTGGAATAGACAGGCGGGTTTTCACTATCTGTACGCTCaagtaatttatattatttatttattgtctttgtCTTTACAAACCTACCTGATAAGACTGTAAGCCAGGCAGATTGATGAGAGAAACCAATAGAGTTTCCAGCCAAGCAGGTGTATTCTCCAGCATCCTCCATTGAGATATTGGTAAGATACAAGACTTCAACTTCAGACATGTTCAAACTTCCTGTCtgtttaaataaacaatcaaGACAAATCAAGCCTTTTATACCAAAATAATGATGCAATTTTCTCCcagaaaacaaatgtaagggatgATTTGCTAAATACCTTCACAATCTTAACATAAGGAATGCCATCAGGCCCATAACGGCTGCCATTCATTTCAATATGCTTGAGCCACTGGATGTGAGGCTGAGCATCACTGTACACTTTACACAGGAACTGGGCATCTCCACCCACTATAGCTGTAGTGTTTTTGGGTAGACCAGCTTGAAGAATGGGCCTGTGTGGAGAGCGTTCTGAAAGATGAAATTGGAACATTTAGTTATTTTTCTCAACATTTAgcaaaataattatacaaatgcaaGTTTACAATCAAGAGAATTTAAGTTAAGATACTTCAAAGGCACAGGGACAGACATGCGGCACTTTCCGAAGCTGATCAACGCACACTAATTAGTTCcataaatggatttttaaaactaGGCCCATGCATTGGGTTGCTTTGAAGTCGATGAGCTCTTTATTCCATGTTCTTTCCCCCGTCTGCTAGGACACAGCAGTTGACCCCACGCCGGGTTCTTAACAAATAGGTCTGTCACAGGTCAGGTAGAAAATTGGTCTGGACGCCTCAACCCACAGCGTTTCCAGGCACGTACCATACAGACTGATGCCAGCCCCCACCCTACATTTCCCTGCTGTGATGATATTTATTGCCCTCTTCCAGTGTGGATCTTACATATCTGTATAGACATGTACAGCCTAGAGTGAACCCTGGTGCCTATGATGCAGCAGCGTGCCTGTGGCTCTCTCTGAGGTGCATTTGGTGCCTGTCTCGCAATGTGACGCCACTGAGCTGGTGGTACAGGATCTCACTGATTTGATGCTTATTGCCTCTGACATTTGCTAAGCATGGCAGGCCTGCAATGGCTTCTCATGGAGCCAGGCGACTGTCTAGAGCAAGCAAGCAGAAGCCCTCTTACCCAACACGTCCAAGAGGTAGGTGTGAGCGATAGATCCATATTTGTTCTCCACCACACAACTGTAGTTCCCACGGTCTGAGGGAACCACGCTCTCCATGACCAGGCTCCAGTGCTGATGTCGTAGCTACACACAAAATAGAACAATGTAAGCATGCTgttatttatgccattttgagaAGTTTAAGTCATTGCTAAGCCTCCAATAGATAAGAATAACAATCTCACACCTTGATGCCTCCAATCCTGTGCTCTCCTCTGAATTCTCTGCCATTTTTTAGCCAGCGAATGGTGGGAAGAGGGCTCCCAGTTGCAGGGCAGCGGAACTTGACAGTATTTCCAGCTGGAACTGCATATAGCTTCTTTTCCATCCTTTGAGTGTGAGTCCAGTATGGTGCTAAGTAGAAACCAATTTTACCTTTCTAGCTATCACTCTGACACCGCAAATGAATGGGACTGaatttgtaattacaatgtatacTAACCTCTGGATATGTAGACCTGGTCATTTTCGGTCTCAGAACCAATGTCATCAAGAccattatcttcatcatcatctcctGATCCTACAGCATCTGCATGGACACATGAAAATGTATTACATGAGCACTCAAAACACTACTAATGTTCTTATCAGTCAACATACGGCAGAACCTACCTGCAACTGTGATAGTGAAGTTGCGTAGAGCCTCTTTGGTGCCACGtagcatacacacatacactcctgaATCTTCATAGGTAACATCTGCAATTTCCATGACTGCCGCTCTTATCTGGATACGAGCATTGTGTTGCACCCGTACACCACCCTTGAACCACTGGACAGCTCCAGGACGGT
The sequence above is drawn from the Danio aesculapii chromosome 21, fDanAes4.1, whole genome shotgun sequence genome and encodes:
- the fgfr4 gene encoding fibroblast growth factor receptor 4 isoform X1 gives rise to the protein MLSILKVFIAICFMELVCSRSITSGEARAKADNRVSRHVLTPGYPENATVLVGGHVKLVCKLHQPASTRLQWFKKDSNRLGPDGSPVLTALTPLLENLSKVNIFPLVNISLEDAGEYVCKAENSAGQATRSAWVEVLSEISEDPTEEPSEHLLLELGDVLKLRCDTNRPGAVQWFKGGVRVQHNARIQIRAAVMEIADVTYEDSGVYVCMLRGTKEALRNFTITVADAVGSGDDDEDNGLDDIGSETENDQVYISRAPYWTHTQRMEKKLYAVPAGNTVKFRCPATGSPLPTIRWLKNGREFRGEHRIGGIKLRHQHWSLVMESVVPSDRGNYSCVVENKYGSIAHTYLLDVLERSPHRPILQAGLPKNTTAIVGGDAQFLCKVYSDAQPHIQWLKHIEMNGSRYGPDGIPYVKIVKTGSLNMSEVEVLYLTNISMEDAGEYTCLAGNSIGFSHQSAWLTVLSEEDVAKEVDLMEAKYTDIIIYASGFLALVMAIVIVVLCRMQVHPSREPFDTLPVQKLSKFPLRRQYSVESNSSGKSSASLMRVARLSSSCSPMLAGVMEFELPYDPDWEFPRENLTLGKPLGEGCFGQVVRAEAYGINKENQDHMATVAVKMLKDDATDKDLADLISEMELMKVMDKHKNIINLLGVCTQDGPLYVLVEYASKGSLREYLRARRPPGMDYTFDVTKVPEEQLTFKDLVSCAYQVARGMEYLASKRCIHRDLAARNVLVTEDNVMKIADFGLARGVHQIDYYKKTTNGRLPVKWMAPEALFDRVYTHQSDVWSFGVLMWEIFTLGGSPYPGIPVEELFKLLKEGHRMDKPSNCTHELYMKMRECWHAVPTQRPTFKQLVEELDRVLVSISDEYLDLSTPFEQYSPSCEDTSSSCSSDNDSVFTHDALSTEPCLLGYHDVHSRMDLKTTMR
- the fgfr4 gene encoding fibroblast growth factor receptor 4 isoform X2; this translates as MLSILKVFIAICFMELVCSRSITSGEARAKDNRVSRHVLTPGYPENATVLVGGHVKLVCKLHQPASTRLQWFKKDSNRLGPDGSPVLTALTPLLENLSKVNIFPLVNISLEDAGEYVCKAENSAGQATRSAWVEVLSEISEDPTEEPSEHLLLELGDVLKLRCDTNRPGAVQWFKGGVRVQHNARIQIRAAVMEIADVTYEDSGVYVCMLRGTKEALRNFTITVADAVGSGDDDEDNGLDDIGSETENDQVYISRAPYWTHTQRMEKKLYAVPAGNTVKFRCPATGSPLPTIRWLKNGREFRGEHRIGGIKLRHQHWSLVMESVVPSDRGNYSCVVENKYGSIAHTYLLDVLERSPHRPILQAGLPKNTTAIVGGDAQFLCKVYSDAQPHIQWLKHIEMNGSRYGPDGIPYVKIVKTGSLNMSEVEVLYLTNISMEDAGEYTCLAGNSIGFSHQSAWLTVLSEEDVAKEVDLMEAKYTDIIIYASGFLALVMAIVIVVLCRMQVHPSREPFDTLPVQKLSKFPLRRQYSVESNSSGKSSASLMRVARLSSSCSPMLAGVMEFELPYDPDWEFPRENLTLGKPLGEGCFGQVVRAEAYGINKENQDHMATVAVKMLKDDATDKDLADLISEMELMKVMDKHKNIINLLGVCTQDGPLYVLVEYASKGSLREYLRARRPPGMDYTFDVTKVPEEQLTFKDLVSCAYQVARGMEYLASKRCIHRDLAARNVLVTEDNVMKIADFGLARGVHQIDYYKKTTNGRLPVKWMAPEALFDRVYTHQSDVWSFGVLMWEIFTLGGSPYPGIPVEELFKLLKEGHRMDKPSNCTHELYMKMRECWHAVPTQRPTFKQLVEELDRVLVSISDEYLDLSTPFEQYSPSCEDTSSSCSSDNDSVFTHDALSTEPCLLGYHDVHSRMDLKTTMR